The following coding sequences lie in one Arthrobacter sp. PGP41 genomic window:
- a CDS encoding MFS transporter, whose protein sequence is MNTYTTVPSGEQVVQELPWRWKVQGRIFLIGGLGFMFDAWDVTLNGILIPLLSTHWALTPGEVAWVGTSNLIGMALGAFVWGTIADTIGRKKAFTATLLIFSLFTVLGAFSPDFIWFCVFRFMAGFGLGGCIPVDYALVGEFTPRKQRGRVLTAMDGWWPVGAALAGFVSAALVAVFGDWRLTMLVMVLPALLVFWVRRSVPESPLFLIRKGRREEAAKVIDDLVAATGAEARAYSLPDAQEVPRLSAGSAWHQLRLVWQYNWKITAAAWSLFFSILLVYYLSLTWMPRILIGAGFAEYKAFVTTASMAAVGLLGVIVAALLVERVGRKWILAITGPLSALTLVIVAIVVDIPTAAVFWLLVFGFVVQVAIPVLYAYVSELYPTELRGTGFGWASTFSRLGAGFGPLIFANYFWPELGLATSFALAGGLVLLAVLWMAFFSPETKQRRLE, encoded by the coding sequence ATGAACACTTACACCACTGTGCCGAGCGGGGAACAGGTGGTCCAGGAACTGCCCTGGCGATGGAAAGTCCAAGGCAGGATCTTTTTGATCGGCGGCCTCGGCTTCATGTTCGATGCCTGGGACGTGACGCTGAACGGCATCCTCATCCCGTTGCTCTCAACCCACTGGGCCCTCACCCCGGGTGAAGTGGCGTGGGTGGGCACGTCGAACCTGATCGGCATGGCCCTGGGCGCGTTCGTGTGGGGCACCATCGCGGACACCATCGGGCGCAAGAAAGCCTTCACAGCCACGCTGCTGATCTTTTCGCTCTTTACCGTCCTGGGCGCTTTCTCGCCCGACTTCATCTGGTTCTGCGTATTCCGGTTCATGGCCGGTTTCGGCCTGGGCGGCTGTATCCCCGTGGACTATGCCCTGGTGGGTGAGTTCACTCCCCGGAAGCAGCGCGGGCGCGTCTTGACGGCAATGGACGGCTGGTGGCCCGTGGGCGCAGCCCTGGCGGGCTTCGTCTCCGCCGCGCTGGTAGCCGTTTTCGGCGACTGGCGGCTGACCATGCTGGTGATGGTCCTGCCTGCCCTGTTGGTGTTCTGGGTCCGGCGCAGCGTGCCGGAGTCCCCGCTGTTCCTGATCCGCAAGGGCAGGCGGGAGGAAGCAGCCAAAGTCATAGACGACCTGGTGGCCGCGACCGGGGCAGAGGCCCGTGCCTACAGCCTGCCCGATGCCCAGGAGGTGCCCCGGTTGTCGGCCGGCAGCGCCTGGCATCAGCTGCGGCTCGTGTGGCAGTACAACTGGAAGATCACGGCCGCGGCCTGGTCACTGTTCTTCAGCATCCTGCTGGTGTACTACCTGTCCCTGACATGGATGCCGCGGATCCTCATCGGCGCCGGCTTTGCCGAGTACAAGGCTTTTGTCACTACGGCGTCCATGGCGGCGGTGGGGCTTTTGGGCGTGATTGTGGCGGCCCTGCTGGTGGAGCGGGTCGGCCGCAAGTGGATACTGGCCATCACCGGCCCGCTGTCCGCGCTGACCCTGGTGATCGTGGCGATCGTGGTGGACATCCCCACGGCGGCCGTGTTCTGGCTTCTGGTGTTCGGGTTCGTGGTGCAGGTGGCCATCCCGGTGCTCTACGCCTACGTTTCCGAGCTCTACCCCACGGAGCTGCGCGGCACCGGCTTCGGCTGGGCCTCCACATTTTCACGGCTGGGGGCCGGGTTCGGACCCTTGATCTTCGCCAACTACTTCTGGCCCGAACTGGGCCTGGCCACAAGCTTCGCTTTGGCTGGCGGGCTGGTGCTGCTGGCCGTGCTCTGGATGGCGTTCTTCTCCCCCGAGACCAAGCAGCGCCGCCTCGAGTAA
- the purH gene encoding bifunctional phosphoribosylaminoimidazolecarboxamide formyltransferase/IMP cyclohydrolase, whose amino-acid sequence MSFTQHERVSIDRVPIRRALISVYDKTGLEELAQGLHAAGVKLVSTGSTAKKIAAAGIPVQEVEEVTGSPEMLDGRVKTLHPRVHGGILADRRVAAHMDTLTEMEIEPFDLVVVNLYPFVETVKSGAAQDDVVEQIDIGGPAMVRSAAKNHAAVAIVVDPSFYGQVVTAAAEGGFDLKTRRRLAAKAFAHTASYDNAVATWTASQFLDEDGDGVIDWPAYAGLSLERSEVLRYGENPHQQAALYVDKAAPVGIAQADQLHGKAMSYNNFVDADAALRAAYDFSEPAVAIIKHANPCGVAVGSADAPDPIADAHAKAHACDPVSAFGGVIAANRPITAGMANTVKDIFTEVVIAPGFEPEAVETLSRKKNIRLLTLPEGYGRYPTEFRQVSGGMLVQVSDKVDADGDNPANWTLAAGEAADEKTLADLAFAWTACRAAKSNAILLASNGAAVGIGMGQVNRLDSCRLAVERANTLGVEVESGSASGSDAPGGATNASGSGAPQRARGAVAASDAFFPFADGLQILIDAGVRAVVQPGGSVRDEEVIAAANAAGITMYFTGARHFFH is encoded by the coding sequence GTGAGCTTCACGCAGCATGAGCGCGTATCCATCGACCGTGTTCCCATCCGCCGGGCACTGATCTCGGTTTACGACAAGACCGGTCTGGAGGAGCTCGCCCAGGGCCTGCACGCAGCGGGGGTCAAGCTTGTATCCACCGGGTCCACCGCCAAGAAGATCGCCGCGGCGGGGATTCCCGTCCAGGAGGTCGAGGAGGTCACCGGTTCTCCGGAGATGCTGGACGGCCGGGTGAAAACGCTGCACCCGCGCGTCCACGGCGGCATCCTGGCTGACCGCCGCGTGGCAGCCCACATGGACACGCTCACCGAGATGGAGATCGAGCCCTTCGACCTGGTGGTGGTGAACCTCTACCCGTTCGTGGAGACCGTGAAGTCCGGCGCGGCCCAGGACGACGTCGTCGAACAGATCGACATCGGAGGCCCCGCCATGGTGCGCTCTGCTGCGAAGAACCATGCCGCCGTCGCTATTGTGGTGGACCCGTCCTTCTATGGCCAGGTGGTCACCGCAGCCGCTGAAGGCGGCTTTGATTTGAAGACACGACGGCGGCTGGCCGCCAAGGCGTTCGCCCACACCGCGTCCTACGACAACGCCGTGGCCACCTGGACCGCGAGCCAGTTCCTGGACGAGGACGGCGACGGCGTCATCGACTGGCCCGCCTACGCCGGTCTTTCGCTGGAGCGCTCCGAGGTGCTGCGCTACGGCGAAAACCCGCACCAGCAGGCTGCCCTGTACGTGGACAAGGCCGCGCCCGTGGGCATCGCCCAGGCCGACCAGCTGCACGGCAAGGCCATGAGCTACAACAACTTCGTTGACGCCGACGCCGCCCTCCGCGCCGCCTACGACTTCAGCGAACCGGCCGTGGCCATCATCAAGCACGCCAACCCGTGCGGCGTGGCCGTCGGTTCCGCAGATGCCCCCGACCCCATCGCCGATGCCCATGCCAAGGCCCACGCCTGTGATCCGGTTTCCGCGTTCGGCGGAGTGATCGCGGCCAACCGCCCGATCACCGCTGGAATGGCCAACACCGTCAAGGACATCTTCACCGAGGTGGTCATCGCCCCCGGCTTCGAACCGGAAGCCGTCGAGACCCTGTCCAGGAAGAAGAACATCCGCCTGCTTACCCTGCCGGAAGGCTACGGCCGCTACCCCACGGAGTTCCGCCAGGTCTCCGGCGGCATGCTGGTACAGGTGAGCGACAAGGTGGATGCCGACGGCGACAACCCCGCCAACTGGACCCTTGCCGCCGGGGAAGCTGCGGACGAGAAGACCCTCGCCGACCTCGCCTTCGCCTGGACTGCCTGCCGCGCCGCCAAGTCCAACGCCATCCTCCTTGCCTCGAACGGCGCCGCCGTCGGCATCGGCATGGGCCAGGTCAACCGCCTGGACTCCTGCCGCCTGGCCGTGGAGCGGGCCAACACGCTCGGCGTGGAGGTCGAGTCCGGCAGCGCCAGTGGGAGCGACGCACCCGGGGGTGCCACTAACGCCAGCGGCAGCGGTGCACCCCAGCGGGCCCGCGGCGCGGTGGCGGCTTCCGACGCATTCTTCCCGTTTGCCGACGGCCTGCAGATCCTGATCGACGCCGGCGTCCGCGCAGTGGTCCAGCCCGGCGGTTCCGTCCGGGACGAGGAAGTCATCGCGGCGGCCAACGCCGCAGGGATCACCATGTACTTCACCGGCGCCCGGCACTTCTTCCACTAA
- a CDS encoding trypsin-like serine peptidase: MTRTWSLASGLLSISAAAVLALTSAGGAAAAPTATEDNKNPSVTRAILDTTGVADYWTADRMRSAVPGDVLAGKALERGNRSSTDVVEKGKDTTVKATKGKATIAQSEAPVSHIGKVFFTMGGSNYVCSGNAVSSANGSTVATAGHCVNEGPGADATNFIFVPAYENGAAPYGRWTAKALYSPTAWSRDGDMAYDTGFAVMQPLNGQTLTAAVGGSGVAFNQGYGLTYKSFGYPAAAPFNGETLKSCTGTATRDTINPQFGTQGIRCDMTGGSSGGPWFIGADPFGTNAAGVQNSVNSYGYNRSAVMYGPYWGDVIQATYASASAS; encoded by the coding sequence ATGACACGCACCTGGTCCCTGGCTTCCGGCCTCCTGAGCATCTCGGCTGCTGCCGTTCTGGCACTTACCTCCGCCGGCGGGGCCGCCGCTGCACCGACTGCAACCGAGGATAATAAGAATCCCTCCGTAACCAGAGCGATCCTTGACACCACCGGCGTGGCAGATTACTGGACGGCTGACCGGATGCGCAGCGCGGTCCCCGGTGATGTCCTGGCCGGCAAAGCCCTGGAACGGGGCAACCGCTCAAGCACCGACGTTGTGGAGAAGGGCAAGGACACCACGGTTAAGGCCACCAAGGGCAAAGCCACCATCGCCCAGAGCGAGGCCCCTGTCAGCCACATCGGCAAGGTGTTCTTCACCATGGGCGGCTCAAACTACGTCTGCTCGGGCAACGCCGTGTCTTCCGCGAACGGCAGCACCGTGGCCACCGCCGGTCACTGCGTGAATGAGGGGCCCGGCGCGGACGCCACCAACTTCATCTTTGTTCCTGCGTATGAGAACGGCGCGGCACCCTACGGCAGATGGACTGCCAAGGCCCTCTACTCCCCCACCGCGTGGAGCCGGGACGGGGACATGGCCTATGACACGGGTTTCGCCGTTATGCAGCCCCTGAACGGCCAGACGCTCACTGCCGCAGTGGGCGGGTCCGGCGTTGCCTTCAACCAAGGATACGGCCTCACTTATAAGTCCTTCGGTTACCCGGCGGCAGCCCCCTTCAACGGCGAGACCCTCAAGAGCTGCACCGGCACGGCAACACGAGATACCATCAACCCCCAGTTTGGAACCCAGGGAATCCGCTGCGACATGACCGGCGGTTCCTCCGGCGGGCCCTGGTTCATCGGCGCGGATCCGTTCGGCACCAATGCAGCCGGCGTCCAGAACTCCGTTAACAGCTACGGCTACAACCGCTCCGCTGTCATGTACGGCCCGTACTGGGGAGATGTCATCCAGGCGACCTACGCCAGTGCATCAGCATCCTAA
- a CDS encoding NADP-dependent isocitrate dehydrogenase, with amino-acid sequence MSKIIYTHTDEAPMLATYSFLPIIEAFASTAGVEVETRDISLAGRIIAVFGDYLTPEQQIGDALAELGELAKTPEANIIKLPNISASIPQLKAAIAELQGQGYALPDYPDNPSSDEETAIRSRYDKIKGSAVNPILREGNSDRRAPLSVKNYARQNPHSMGAWTPDSKTNVATMGQDDFRSNEKSVVIESEGTIAIQLVREDGSVKVLKKAFPVLAGEVIDGTVMRAAALDEFLKAQVARAKEEGVLFSAHLKATMMKVSDPIIFGHVVKAYFSELFETYGKQLAAAGISPNNGLAAILSSLEDLPEDVRDSVQALIKKGLEEGPALAMVDSDKGITTLNVPSDVIVDASMPAMIRSSGHMWGPDGKEADTLAVLPDSSYAGIYQVVIDDCRANGAYDPTTMGTVPNVGLMAQAAEEYGSHDKTFEIQEAGTVQIVDGSGNVLIEHQVSEGDIWRACQTKDLPIRDWVKLAVTRARASQTPAVFWLDEERAHDANLIAKVNEYLKEHDTEGLDIQIMSPVKAIAFTLERIRKGEDTISVSGNVLRDYLTDLFPILELGTSAKMLSVVPLMNGGGLFETGAGGSAPKHVQQLLKENHLRWDSLGEFLALAVSFEHLATTTDNKRAQVLADTLDRATGTFLLENKSPSRRAGELDNRGSHYFLARYWAEELAKQADDADLAAAFSSVAGELSSQEQTIVGELAEVQGSPVDIGGYYHPDEAKASAVMRPSATLNKVIATLS; translated from the coding sequence ATGTCCAAGATTATCTACACCCACACCGACGAAGCGCCGATGCTGGCTACCTATTCGTTCCTGCCCATCATCGAGGCGTTCGCCTCGACAGCAGGTGTGGAGGTGGAGACCCGCGACATTTCGCTCGCCGGCCGCATCATCGCCGTCTTCGGTGACTACCTGACCCCCGAGCAGCAGATCGGTGACGCCCTTGCTGAACTCGGTGAGCTGGCGAAGACGCCGGAAGCCAACATCATCAAGCTGCCCAACATCAGCGCCTCCATCCCGCAGCTGAAGGCAGCCATTGCCGAGCTGCAGGGCCAGGGCTACGCCCTCCCGGACTACCCGGACAACCCGTCCTCGGACGAGGAAACGGCCATCCGCTCGCGCTACGACAAGATCAAGGGCTCTGCCGTGAACCCGATCCTGCGCGAAGGCAATTCGGACCGCCGGGCACCGCTGTCCGTCAAGAATTACGCCCGCCAGAACCCGCACTCCATGGGCGCCTGGACCCCGGATTCCAAGACCAACGTGGCCACCATGGGCCAGGATGACTTCCGCTCCAACGAGAAGTCGGTTGTCATCGAGTCCGAGGGCACCATCGCCATCCAGCTGGTGCGCGAAGACGGCTCCGTGAAGGTCCTGAAGAAGGCATTCCCGGTCCTGGCCGGCGAGGTCATCGACGGGACCGTGATGCGCGCCGCCGCCCTGGACGAGTTCCTGAAGGCACAGGTTGCGCGCGCCAAGGAAGAGGGCGTGCTGTTCTCCGCGCACCTCAAGGCCACCATGATGAAGGTCTCGGACCCCATCATCTTCGGCCACGTGGTCAAGGCCTACTTCTCCGAGCTCTTTGAGACCTACGGCAAGCAGCTCGCCGCCGCCGGCATCAGCCCGAACAACGGCCTCGCCGCCATCCTGAGCAGCCTCGAGGACCTTCCCGAGGACGTCCGCGACAGCGTGCAGGCCCTCATCAAGAAGGGCCTCGAAGAAGGCCCCGCCTTGGCCATGGTGGACTCGGACAAGGGCATCACCACCCTGAACGTCCCCAGCGACGTCATCGTGGACGCCTCCATGCCCGCCATGATCCGCAGCTCCGGCCACATGTGGGGGCCGGACGGCAAGGAAGCCGACACCCTGGCCGTGCTCCCGGACAGCTCCTACGCCGGCATTTACCAGGTGGTCATCGACGACTGCCGCGCCAACGGCGCCTACGACCCCACCACCATGGGAACCGTCCCCAACGTGGGCCTTATGGCACAGGCCGCCGAGGAATACGGCAGCCACGACAAGACTTTCGAAATCCAGGAAGCCGGAACCGTCCAGATCGTTGACGGTTCCGGGAACGTCCTGATTGAGCACCAGGTTTCCGAAGGCGACATCTGGCGCGCCTGCCAGACCAAGGACCTGCCCATCCGTGACTGGGTCAAGCTGGCCGTCACCCGTGCCCGCGCTTCCCAGACCCCGGCCGTGTTCTGGCTGGACGAGGAACGCGCCCACGACGCCAACCTCATCGCCAAGGTCAACGAGTACCTCAAGGAGCACGACACCGAGGGCCTGGACATCCAGATTATGTCCCCGGTCAAGGCCATCGCCTTCACCCTGGAGCGCATCCGCAAGGGCGAGGACACCATCTCGGTGTCCGGCAACGTCCTGCGCGACTACCTCACGGACCTGTTCCCCATCCTGGAACTGGGCACCAGCGCCAAGATGCTGTCCGTGGTTCCGCTGATGAACGGCGGCGGGCTCTTCGAGACCGGTGCCGGCGGCTCCGCCCCGAAGCACGTCCAGCAGCTGCTCAAGGAAAACCACCTGCGCTGGGACAGCCTCGGTGAGTTCCTGGCACTGGCCGTCAGCTTCGAACACCTTGCCACCACCACGGACAACAAGCGCGCCCAGGTCCTGGCCGACACCCTGGACCGCGCCACAGGCACGTTCCTGCTGGAGAACAAGTCCCCGAGCCGCCGGGCGGGCGAGCTGGACAACCGCGGCAGCCACTACTTCCTGGCCCGCTACTGGGCCGAGGAACTGGCCAAGCAGGCGGACGACGCCGACCTGGCCGCCGCATTCAGCTCCGTCGCCGGAGAGCTTTCCTCCCAGGAACAGACAATCGTGGGCGAGCTGGCCGAGGTCCAGGGCTCGCCGGTGGACATCGGCGGCTACTACCACCCGGACGAGGCCAAGGCTTCGGCCGTGATGCGTCCGTCTGCCACGCTGAACAAGGTCATCGCGACCCTCAGCTAG
- a CDS encoding EamA family transporter has product MPFSPQHFNGVRSGTAMAGGAMCCVQLGLAASVGLADRLGPEGVSWLRLAWAAVILVAFTRPWRHRFTRSGLVTCALLGLTTAGMTLMFMAAAMRIPLGTASALEFLGPLSVAVIRGRRSGRWWALAAAAGVAALTEPWHGGTDPAGILLALGAAACWAAYILLTQRAGNAVSGLQALAVSMPVAAVATTVFVGPAVVAHLDWQLLLVGAGLALLMPVIPFSLELLALRRLKASAFGTLMSLEPAIAVVIGFVVLGQAPGLSAVLGIALVVAAGIGVTLQGAREHEEGTPQQHDGGPLAAEAPAARS; this is encoded by the coding sequence ATGCCCTTTTCACCTCAACACTTCAACGGTGTGCGCTCCGGAACTGCAATGGCCGGCGGCGCAATGTGCTGCGTACAACTCGGCCTTGCCGCCTCCGTGGGGCTCGCGGACCGGCTGGGTCCCGAAGGCGTTTCGTGGCTGCGTCTGGCCTGGGCCGCCGTCATCCTGGTCGCCTTCACACGTCCGTGGCGGCACCGGTTCACCCGGTCCGGCCTGGTCACCTGCGCCCTGCTCGGCCTGACCACGGCGGGCATGACCTTGATGTTTATGGCCGCGGCCATGCGGATCCCCTTGGGCACGGCAAGCGCCTTGGAGTTTCTGGGGCCGCTGTCTGTCGCGGTCATCCGGGGACGGCGATCGGGGCGATGGTGGGCGCTGGCGGCAGCCGCCGGGGTGGCAGCGTTGACTGAGCCGTGGCATGGCGGCACCGATCCTGCCGGGATTCTCCTGGCGCTTGGCGCGGCAGCCTGTTGGGCCGCCTACATTCTGCTGACCCAGCGCGCCGGTAACGCGGTGAGCGGCCTCCAGGCATTGGCGGTCTCCATGCCCGTCGCGGCAGTGGCAACCACCGTCTTCGTGGGCCCGGCGGTCGTCGCGCACCTGGACTGGCAGCTGCTGCTCGTTGGTGCCGGGCTTGCCCTCCTGATGCCGGTGATCCCCTTCAGCCTGGAGCTGCTGGCCCTGCGCCGCCTGAAAGCCTCGGCTTTCGGGACGCTGATGAGCCTGGAACCGGCCATCGCCGTCGTGATTGGATTCGTGGTCCTCGGGCAGGCCCCGGGTCTCAGCGCCGTCCTGGGCATAGCCCTGGTGGTGGCGGCCGGCATTGGCGTCACGCTTCAGGGCGCCCGGGAACACGAGGAAGGCACTCCACAACAGCACGACGGCGGCCCGCTGGCAGCCGAAGCGCCCGCTGCCCGTTCCTGA
- a CDS encoding LysR family transcriptional regulator: protein METRRLEVLLELARQGSMRNVADSLGTTTSTVSQQIAALAREAGTALLEPAGRRVRLTPAGRRLADHAVTILAAVDAATAELDPGAEPAGTVRVAGFVTAVRKILMPIVGELAVTHPGVKLEVREHEPAEALALLAADSVDLALTYDYNLAPDSAGAAFDSVHLWSTPWSLGVPEAAAPVAGSAFEVLSAFRDLDWIGNSRNKADEDVLRLLASMGDFEPRVRHQADSLELVEDLILAGMGVGLLPADREPRAGVALVPLSGPDVRVRAYARTRRGNSTWPALAAVLNQITGKAAALPGAAAVHGKA from the coding sequence ATGGAGACGCGTCGGCTGGAAGTCCTGCTCGAACTGGCCCGGCAGGGCTCCATGCGGAACGTGGCAGACTCGCTGGGCACGACGACGTCGACCGTCTCCCAGCAGATTGCAGCGCTCGCGCGGGAAGCCGGCACCGCGCTGCTGGAACCTGCAGGCCGGCGCGTGCGCCTCACCCCCGCAGGCCGGCGCCTCGCCGATCACGCGGTGACCATCCTGGCGGCGGTGGATGCGGCGACCGCCGAGCTCGACCCGGGTGCCGAGCCCGCGGGAACAGTCCGGGTTGCCGGCTTCGTCACTGCTGTCCGTAAGATCCTGATGCCCATCGTCGGGGAGCTCGCCGTTACGCACCCCGGCGTCAAACTGGAAGTCCGGGAGCATGAGCCTGCAGAAGCCCTTGCCCTGCTTGCCGCTGATTCCGTGGATCTGGCGTTGACGTACGATTACAACCTTGCCCCGGACAGCGCCGGCGCCGCCTTCGATTCCGTCCACTTGTGGAGCACACCCTGGAGCCTGGGCGTCCCAGAGGCCGCCGCGCCGGTTGCCGGGAGCGCTTTCGAAGTCCTCTCGGCCTTCCGGGACCTGGACTGGATCGGCAACTCACGGAACAAGGCGGACGAGGATGTCCTCCGGCTGCTCGCGTCGATGGGGGACTTTGAGCCGCGGGTGAGGCATCAGGCCGACAGCCTTGAGCTGGTTGAAGACCTCATCCTGGCCGGGATGGGCGTGGGCCTGCTGCCTGCCGACCGGGAACCGCGGGCCGGCGTGGCCCTTGTTCCGTTGAGTGGTCCGGATGTCCGGGTGCGCGCCTACGCCCGTACCCGGCGGGGCAACAGCACCTGGCCCGCCCTCGCCGCCGTCCTGAACCAGATCACCGGGAAAGCCGCGGCGCTGCCGGGCGCCGCGGCCGTCCACGGAAAAGCCTGA
- a CDS encoding FIMAH domain-containing protein: protein MIFPFARGRRSVLGFSAVLLAAGLLSGCAAADTGLQRAAARQLQARVLEVTQASSQNNPAAALKALEGLEAELEAAQAGGRISEERRRNITTIATAVRADLNDAIAAAGKAAADKAAEEERIATETQAAETPSPAVETPAPAPAPEASTGKKDNEGKGKGSG, encoded by the coding sequence GTGATCTTTCCTTTCGCACGCGGACGCCGGTCCGTGCTGGGATTTTCCGCGGTCCTGCTGGCGGCCGGACTTCTGAGCGGCTGCGCCGCAGCTGATACGGGGCTGCAGCGTGCCGCCGCACGGCAGCTGCAGGCCCGCGTGCTGGAAGTGACCCAGGCTTCGTCGCAGAACAATCCTGCCGCCGCGCTGAAGGCACTCGAAGGGCTCGAGGCTGAGCTGGAAGCGGCGCAGGCCGGAGGCCGGATTTCAGAAGAACGGCGCCGGAACATCACCACAATCGCCACGGCCGTCCGGGCAGACCTTAATGACGCCATCGCGGCCGCCGGGAAGGCTGCAGCGGACAAGGCGGCCGAAGAGGAGCGGATCGCCACGGAAACACAGGCCGCCGAGACCCCATCGCCCGCCGTCGAAACTCCGGCACCGGCTCCTGCGCCCGAAGCCAGCACCGGCAAGAAGGACAACGAGGGCAAGGGAAAGGGAAGCGGCTGA